One window of Terriglobales bacterium genomic DNA carries:
- the glmS gene encoding glutamine--fructose-6-phosphate transaminase (isomerizing), whose amino-acid sequence MCGIVGYVGQKSVVPVIIEGLRKLEYRGYDSAGIAVAGNGDGLQVRRAEGKLRNLEEVIRLKPLEGSYGIGHTRWATHGRPTEENAHPHRDCTGRVVVVHNGIVENYLSLKKRLIEEGHKFTTETDTEVIAHLIENALKSSNGTRPALEDAVRKTVKQLTGVFALVVISADEPNKIVAARNGPPAVIGLGENEYFVASDIPAILHHTRDLFFLADGDLAVITPSGVHVTDFDGQPLQRKAQRVTWDPIQAEKGGFKHFMLKEIYEQPRAVRDTTLGRISQDSGKVFLEEMEISEDEFRKANKVNIAACGTSWHAGLAGKFMIERLARVPVEVDYASEYRYRDPITGPDALTLLITQSGETADTIAAQREAKAKGSKTLAICNVVGAMIAREASGTIYTHAGPEIGVASTKAFTAQLTALFLFAMFLAQKRNQLNEAQSIRLVQELTKLPGKLESILNHDEACDSLARQYQKVQGFLFLGRGIHYPIALEGALKLKEISYIHAEGYPAGEMKHGPNALIDENLPVVVLATKDPDDPDSVLRYEKTTSNIKEVTARSGKVIAIATEGDEEIHESADHVLYVPKAPELLLPILEVVPLQLLAYHIAVRRGCDVDQPRNLAKSVTVE is encoded by the coding sequence ATGTGCGGCATCGTTGGGTATGTAGGTCAAAAGAGCGTAGTCCCAGTAATCATTGAGGGACTGCGCAAGCTTGAGTATCGCGGATACGATTCCGCAGGAATTGCGGTCGCCGGGAATGGAGATGGACTTCAGGTGCGCCGCGCAGAAGGCAAGTTGCGGAATCTGGAAGAGGTTATTCGCCTCAAACCTCTTGAAGGCTCTTATGGGATTGGCCACACGCGCTGGGCGACGCATGGACGTCCCACCGAAGAAAACGCTCATCCACATCGCGATTGCACCGGACGGGTGGTTGTAGTTCACAACGGTATCGTCGAGAACTATCTCTCGCTGAAGAAAAGGCTGATCGAAGAAGGTCATAAATTCACCACCGAAACTGACACTGAGGTCATCGCCCACCTCATTGAAAACGCGCTGAAGAGCAGCAACGGCACGCGTCCTGCGCTTGAAGACGCAGTGCGCAAGACAGTGAAGCAGCTCACCGGCGTTTTCGCGCTGGTGGTCATCAGTGCGGATGAGCCGAACAAGATCGTCGCGGCTCGCAATGGGCCGCCCGCCGTGATCGGTCTTGGAGAGAACGAGTACTTCGTCGCCTCCGACATTCCGGCCATTCTGCATCACACCCGCGATCTGTTCTTCCTCGCCGATGGCGATTTGGCAGTGATCACACCTTCTGGAGTGCACGTCACAGATTTCGACGGCCAACCTCTCCAGCGGAAGGCGCAGCGCGTCACGTGGGATCCTATCCAGGCGGAAAAAGGCGGCTTCAAGCACTTCATGCTCAAGGAGATTTATGAGCAGCCGCGCGCCGTTCGCGATACCACTTTGGGACGCATCTCGCAGGATTCCGGCAAGGTCTTCCTGGAGGAGATGGAAATCAGCGAGGACGAGTTCCGCAAAGCTAACAAGGTGAACATCGCCGCTTGCGGAACCAGTTGGCACGCTGGGCTGGCGGGTAAGTTCATGATCGAGCGCCTCGCGCGCGTACCGGTAGAGGTCGACTACGCCAGCGAATATCGATATCGCGATCCCATAACGGGACCCGATGCTCTCACGTTGCTCATAACGCAATCAGGCGAAACCGCCGATACAATCGCAGCGCAACGCGAAGCCAAAGCCAAGGGCTCTAAGACGCTCGCTATCTGCAATGTAGTCGGCGCGATGATTGCTCGCGAGGCGTCCGGCACCATCTACACGCACGCGGGTCCAGAAATCGGAGTGGCCTCCACCAAGGCATTTACGGCGCAGCTTACGGCGCTGTTCTTGTTCGCCATGTTCCTTGCGCAGAAACGCAATCAGTTGAACGAAGCCCAATCGATCAGGCTGGTGCAGGAACTCACCAAGCTGCCGGGCAAACTGGAATCGATTCTTAATCACGACGAGGCCTGCGACAGTCTTGCGCGCCAGTATCAAAAGGTCCAAGGCTTTCTATTTCTCGGACGCGGCATTCACTATCCCATCGCCCTCGAAGGCGCTCTCAAGCTCAAAGAGATCAGCTACATTCACGCCGAAGGTTATCCTGCGGGCGAGATGAAGCATGGTCCCAACGCATTGATCGACGAGAATCTTCCCGTGGTAGTTCTGGCAACGAAAGATCCGGACGATCCCGATTCGGTATTGCGTTATGAAAAGACCACATCGAACATCAAAGAAGTCACTGCGCGTTCAGGCAAGGTAATTGCCATCGCCACCGAAGGCGATGAAGAGATACACGAGTCCGCAGACCACGTCCTTTATGTTCCCAAGGCTCCCGAGCTGCTGCTTCCCATTCTGGAAGTCGTGCCACTCCAGTTGCTGGCGTATCACATCGCTGTCCGCCGGGGCTGCGACGTGGACCAGCCGAGGAACCTGGCCAAGTCAGTAACGGTAGAGTAG
- a CDS encoding alpha-amylase family glycosyl hydrolase, protein MDPFPRFEFHVSRAARERYGFEEELFSWNGNVMFANVAASRRFAEKMNRQRDVERNPERTVHAGALNAMALIDELLHALLAQYRQRRDASVMIDALAWFEAQVGRDSVHSTLLAFTEQFPPRDVYAGKQSASEWLDGSSGDTPHRSVALEEMMMLWLANSNPAFLRFKELFDDSELKKSTAYPKITSNLKEYFKTRPTFGPANQNLVDLLQAPALASPDSLEGQLAYMREAWQQELGDMIRRILVALDIFKEEELAIWMRFHPDAGHADHFGFPQDRGDSSAAAIPHYNLKEPEYERFSPDVDWMPRTVMIAKSTFVWLDQLSRIYQRHIHRLDQVPNEELDTLAHRGFNVLWLIGVWERSKASQRVKQLTGNPEAAASAYSLFDYTIAEELGGEGSYLNLKDRAASRGIRMGTDMVPNHTGIDSRWVTEHPDWFISLPYPPFPAYRFDGPDLSTDGRVEIKIEDHYYNKTDAAVVFRRRDRWSGESRYIYHGNDGTSYPWNDTAQLNYLNAEVREAVIQKILYVARLSPVIRFDAAMTLAKQHYQRLWFPVPGTGGAIPSRAEHGLTKPEFDTAMPSEFWRDVVDRCAAEAPGTLLLAEAFWLLEGYFVRTLGMHRVYNSAFMNMLRDEENANYRNVIKNTLEFDPEILKRYVNFMNNPDERTAVDQFGKGDKYFGVCTLMATLPGLPMFGHGQVEGFTERYGMEYRRAYHDESADPWLVSRHERQIAPLLHRRPLFAEVRNFLLYDFYNESGSVNENVFAYSNSLGGGQRALVVYNNKFADAHGWIRISSSFAEKFPDGGRALRQRDLANALNVTGDAAQFVATRDTVTGLEHIFSGSELREKGMRFDLGGYQCHVLLDWKHLRDDVNHPWRELYEHLRGKGVASLADAMRDLQLKPVHDALGAVLDPPLIANLFEVTTPQSEQAGKQTALAPEPAAVSTKKGPAGTRGQKTGDGHALQRRKEALDLLAQRVESMLKAAQALVSGESAESMGVPGHGEWHGSLEAAVASFTRKVEATRRIPSLEKHFRVAWSTHACSVLPNDAEKENLARWATVIAWAALHGLGELLSASEPEQAGKRLFDALRLREPLADAFSRFGLEGEEKWRASARVRAVLANEAWLPGAPRSAKSPYSWLHDPDVLWLINVHDYQGVRYFNKEMYQCLLWWMALPALIRIAESPTPDPQKLHELELQIESRIDAAEAAGYQVMALFELGEGAGSQGPPAVVDDDEPPVNEPEEEEITPKGRRTPK, encoded by the coding sequence ATGGATCCTTTCCCGAGATTCGAGTTCCACGTCTCACGCGCCGCCCGCGAGCGCTACGGTTTTGAGGAGGAGCTGTTCTCGTGGAACGGCAACGTGATGTTTGCCAACGTTGCTGCCAGCCGCCGCTTCGCCGAGAAGATGAACCGGCAGCGCGATGTGGAGCGCAATCCTGAGCGGACCGTTCATGCCGGCGCGCTGAACGCAATGGCCTTGATTGACGAGTTGCTGCATGCGCTGCTCGCGCAATACCGTCAGCGACGCGACGCCAGCGTAATGATCGATGCACTCGCGTGGTTCGAGGCGCAGGTCGGCCGCGATTCGGTTCACAGTACATTGCTCGCTTTTACCGAGCAATTTCCGCCTCGCGATGTGTATGCCGGAAAGCAGTCTGCGAGTGAGTGGCTAGACGGTTCGAGCGGAGATACCCCGCATCGCTCCGTGGCTTTGGAAGAAATGATGATGCTGTGGTTGGCGAACTCCAATCCAGCGTTTCTCCGCTTCAAGGAGCTATTCGACGATTCTGAACTCAAGAAGAGCACGGCTTATCCAAAGATCACGTCTAACCTCAAGGAGTATTTCAAGACCCGTCCGACCTTTGGTCCTGCGAATCAGAACCTCGTCGATTTGTTGCAGGCGCCGGCATTGGCATCGCCAGATTCCCTGGAGGGACAGCTGGCCTACATGCGTGAGGCCTGGCAGCAAGAGCTTGGCGACATGATCCGGCGCATTCTGGTGGCTCTGGATATTTTCAAAGAGGAAGAGCTCGCTATCTGGATGCGCTTCCACCCAGACGCAGGACACGCTGACCACTTTGGTTTCCCGCAGGACCGTGGCGACTCCAGCGCCGCTGCTATTCCCCATTACAACCTGAAAGAGCCTGAATACGAGCGTTTCAGTCCAGACGTGGACTGGATGCCGCGCACGGTGATGATCGCCAAGAGCACCTTCGTATGGCTTGATCAATTGTCACGGATCTACCAGCGCCATATCCACCGCCTCGACCAGGTTCCCAATGAGGAACTCGATACGCTAGCGCACCGAGGATTCAATGTGCTCTGGCTGATCGGTGTTTGGGAGCGAAGCAAAGCCTCACAGCGGGTCAAGCAGCTTACTGGGAACCCCGAGGCCGCAGCTTCCGCATATTCGCTGTTCGACTACACCATCGCCGAAGAACTCGGAGGCGAAGGTTCCTACCTCAATTTGAAGGATCGCGCTGCCTCTCGTGGTATTCGCATGGGAACAGACATGGTCCCGAATCACACCGGGATCGACTCGCGCTGGGTTACGGAGCATCCTGACTGGTTCATCTCGCTTCCGTATCCGCCTTTTCCCGCATATCGCTTCGATGGGCCAGATCTTTCTACTGACGGACGCGTCGAGATCAAGATTGAAGATCACTACTACAACAAAACCGATGCCGCGGTCGTCTTCCGCCGTCGCGATCGCTGGAGCGGGGAGTCTCGGTACATCTACCACGGGAACGATGGCACGAGCTATCCGTGGAACGACACCGCGCAGCTGAACTACCTGAACGCCGAAGTGCGGGAAGCGGTGATCCAGAAGATTCTGTATGTCGCTCGCCTATCCCCGGTGATTCGCTTCGATGCCGCCATGACATTGGCGAAGCAGCATTACCAGCGCCTGTGGTTTCCCGTGCCGGGCACTGGAGGCGCGATTCCTTCGCGCGCGGAGCACGGACTCACTAAGCCGGAGTTTGATACGGCGATGCCGAGCGAATTCTGGCGTGACGTAGTGGATCGATGCGCTGCTGAGGCTCCTGGCACCCTGCTGCTTGCCGAGGCCTTCTGGCTGCTCGAAGGATATTTCGTGCGCACGCTGGGCATGCATCGCGTCTACAACAGCGCCTTCATGAACATGCTGCGCGATGAAGAGAACGCAAATTATCGGAACGTGATCAAGAACACGCTCGAATTCGATCCGGAGATTCTCAAGCGCTACGTCAACTTCATGAACAATCCTGACGAGCGCACTGCGGTGGACCAATTTGGGAAGGGCGACAAATATTTCGGAGTCTGCACGCTTATGGCCACCTTGCCTGGGTTACCGATGTTTGGACACGGACAGGTGGAAGGCTTCACGGAGCGTTATGGAATGGAATATCGTCGCGCCTATCACGACGAATCCGCAGATCCGTGGCTGGTGTCGCGCCATGAACGTCAGATTGCTCCGCTGCTGCACCGGCGCCCGCTGTTTGCCGAAGTCCGCAATTTCCTGCTCTATGATTTCTACAACGAGTCAGGATCGGTAAACGAAAACGTCTTTGCCTACTCGAACAGCCTGGGCGGCGGCCAGCGAGCGCTGGTGGTTTACAACAATAAGTTCGCCGATGCTCACGGCTGGATCCGAATCTCCAGCTCTTTTGCTGAAAAATTTCCCGACGGAGGTCGCGCGCTTCGCCAACGCGACTTGGCGAACGCCCTGAATGTCACCGGCGACGCGGCGCAATTCGTAGCTACGCGCGATACCGTCACCGGCCTCGAACACATATTTAGCGGTAGTGAGCTGAGAGAAAAGGGCATGCGATTCGATCTCGGCGGATATCAGTGTCACGTCCTTCTCGACTGGAAGCATCTGCGCGACGACGTGAATCATCCCTGGCGAGAGTTGTACGAGCACTTGCGCGGCAAAGGCGTCGCCAGCCTGGCCGATGCAATGCGGGATTTGCAGTTGAAGCCGGTGCACGATGCACTGGGCGCTGTTCTCGATCCTCCACTCATCGCAAACCTTTTCGAAGTGACTACTCCGCAGAGCGAACAAGCCGGCAAGCAAACCGCACTGGCTCCGGAACCTGCTGCAGTTTCGACGAAGAAAGGGCCAGCAGGCACTCGGGGACAGAAAACTGGTGATGGACACGCGTTGCAACGCAGAAAAGAGGCGCTCGATCTATTAGCCCAGCGCGTGGAGTCGATGCTGAAAGCTGCTCAAGCGCTCGTTTCGGGTGAGTCTGCCGAGTCCATGGGAGTGCCCGGGCACGGCGAATGGCATGGGAGTTTGGAGGCCGCCGTAGCCTCTTTCACGCGCAAGGTGGAAGCAACTCGCCGCATCCCTTCGCTGGAAAAACATTTCCGTGTGGCGTGGTCAACCCATGCGTGCTCGGTTCTTCCCAACGATGCGGAAAAGGAGAACCTGGCGCGTTGGGCCACTGTGATTGCCTGGGCGGCGTTGCATGGTCTCGGCGAACTGCTGAGTGCGTCTGAGCCCGAACAAGCCGGCAAGAGGCTTTTCGACGCGCTCAGGTTGCGCGAACCGCTGGCCGACGCCTTCTCCCGATTTGGTCTTGAGGGTGAGGAAAAATGGCGCGCAAGCGCGCGCGTCCGCGCCGTGCTGGCAAATGAAGCGTGGCTGCCTGGAGCGCCGCGATCAGCCAAATCGCCGTATAGCTGGCTGCATGATCCCGATGTTTTGTGGCTGATCAACGTTCATGACTATCAGGGCGTTCGTTACTTTAACAAGGAAATGTACCAATGTTTGCTCTGGTGGATGGCGTTGCCTGCGCTCATACGGATCGCTGAATCGCCGACTCCGGATCCGCAGAAGTTGCACGAACTGGAACTGCAGATTGAGTCCCGAATCGATGCAGCCGAGGCGGCCGGATACCAGGTGATGGCATTGTTCGAATTGGGGGAGGGAGCCGGATCACAGGGACCGCCAGCGGTAGTCGACGATGACGAGCCGCCGGTCAATGAACCGGAAGAAGAGGAGATAACTCCCAAGGGACGACGCACTCCGAAATAA
- a CDS encoding FAD-dependent oxidoreductase, whose product MIERPLHTARLVQQEWLSQSSETKHLVFAIEDMERFDFAAGQFISLVAPRDGKTITRAYSLASAPRKNEFDLCLNRVEEGFFSNFLCDMKEGETVKFHGPHGTFVLRNPLRDSILIATGTGIAPIRGFVQWLFADESRHKGREIHLVYGTRYPVDIYYKDYFDLVAHDFPNFHYVITLSRAPDDWKGERGYVQDQVRKIVMARPESERTNMEAYVCGLNDMISATRKMLKEELGWDRKQIVYERYD is encoded by the coding sequence TTGATCGAGCGGCCTTTGCATACCGCGCGCCTGGTGCAGCAGGAGTGGCTCTCGCAGTCGAGCGAAACCAAGCATCTGGTTTTCGCGATCGAGGACATGGAGCGGTTCGACTTCGCCGCCGGCCAGTTCATCTCGCTGGTCGCGCCTCGCGATGGCAAGACGATTACCCGCGCATATTCTCTGGCCTCAGCGCCACGTAAGAATGAATTTGATCTCTGCCTGAATCGCGTGGAAGAAGGATTCTTCTCCAACTTCTTATGCGACATGAAGGAAGGAGAGACAGTAAAGTTCCACGGTCCGCACGGCACTTTCGTTTTGCGAAATCCGCTCCGTGACTCAATTCTTATTGCGACCGGCACTGGCATAGCCCCGATCCGTGGATTCGTGCAATGGCTATTCGCTGATGAGTCGCGGCACAAGGGCCGTGAGATTCATTTGGTTTACGGCACCCGTTATCCTGTCGATATCTATTACAAGGACTATTTCGACCTGGTGGCCCACGATTTTCCGAATTTCCACTACGTGATTACGTTGAGCCGAGCTCCCGACGACTGGAAGGGCGAACGCGGATATGTGCAGGACCAGGTGCGCAAGATCGTTATGGCTCGTCCCGAGTCGGAACGAACGAACATGGAGGCCTATGTCTGCGGCCTGAACGACATGATCTCGGCAACACGGAAGATGCTGAAAGAGGAACTAGGTTGGGACCGCAAGCAGATTGTTTATGAGAGGTACGACTAA
- a CDS encoding sodium:solute symporter family protein — protein MNLTAIDWTIMLVYFAFVLGIGVALKRYMRTSTDFFLAGRAIPAWICGLAFISANLGAQEVIGMGASGAKYGIATSHFYWVGAIPAMVFVGIFMMPFYYGSRAHSVPEYLRLRFDEKTRGLNAISFAIMTIFSSGISMYAMARLIQTLHIFDSLFHGLHLGYEAIFDFSIFLSAVIVLAYILLGGLTSAIYNEVLQFFLIVAGFLPLVWLGLRNVGGWQGLAAKLPESFSHSWRGMGSPSTNPMGVEWFGLVAGLGFVLSFGYWCTDFLVVQRAMAADSMSAARRTPLIAALPKMFFPFLVILPGLIAIAASPSATARVSLADKNATVALQPTENPASSGSVTLRKGLIPAKVDASGSPILDSTGKPQYDYDLAIPMMLLHYFPTGVLGLGLTALLASFMSGMAGNVTAFNTVWTYDIYHAYLNRKASDEHLLWMGRMATVFGIVLSIAAAYVAVKFNNIMDMLQLVFAFVNAPLFATFLLGMFWKRTTGHGAFAGLLSGTVAAALHHGLTLPVGQPIGIKGGWITVLRNYPSEMAQNFWTAIFAWTTCFVVTILVSLITKPRAESELVGLVYSLTEKPKETDAAWYTRPGVLAIIVLGLTILLNVVFW, from the coding sequence GTGAACCTTACCGCGATCGACTGGACCATCATGCTGGTGTACTTCGCCTTTGTGCTGGGCATCGGCGTGGCACTCAAACGTTACATGCGCACCAGCACCGACTTTTTCCTCGCTGGGCGCGCGATTCCCGCGTGGATCTGCGGGCTGGCATTTATCTCTGCCAACCTAGGCGCGCAAGAAGTGATTGGCATGGGCGCATCGGGCGCGAAATATGGAATTGCAACCAGCCACTTTTATTGGGTGGGAGCCATTCCAGCCATGGTCTTCGTGGGAATCTTCATGATGCCGTTTTACTACGGCTCGCGCGCGCATTCCGTGCCGGAGTATCTGCGTCTGCGCTTCGACGAGAAGACGCGAGGGTTGAACGCGATCTCATTTGCGATCATGACGATTTTTTCGTCGGGAATCTCGATGTATGCGATGGCGCGCTTGATCCAAACGCTGCACATATTCGACTCGCTCTTTCACGGCTTGCATCTGGGTTACGAAGCGATCTTTGACTTCTCGATCTTTCTTTCCGCGGTCATCGTTCTTGCCTACATTCTTCTCGGTGGACTTACGAGCGCAATCTACAACGAAGTTCTCCAATTCTTTTTGATCGTCGCGGGCTTTCTTCCACTCGTGTGGTTGGGATTGAGAAATGTGGGTGGATGGCAAGGCCTCGCGGCAAAGCTTCCGGAGAGCTTCAGCCACTCATGGCGCGGCATGGGTAGCCCGAGCACGAATCCCATGGGAGTGGAGTGGTTTGGACTCGTCGCCGGCCTCGGATTTGTTCTGTCTTTCGGTTACTGGTGCACTGACTTTCTCGTTGTCCAGCGGGCAATGGCTGCGGATTCCATGAGCGCCGCGCGGCGCACGCCGTTGATCGCCGCTCTGCCAAAGATGTTCTTTCCCTTTCTGGTAATTCTGCCTGGATTGATTGCGATCGCCGCCAGTCCTTCAGCTACCGCGAGAGTCAGCCTCGCCGATAAGAATGCGACAGTTGCGCTGCAACCGACGGAAAATCCGGCGTCTTCAGGATCTGTAACCTTGAGAAAAGGTTTGATCCCAGCGAAGGTCGACGCAAGTGGAAGTCCGATTCTCGACAGCACGGGCAAACCACAATACGACTATGACCTCGCGATCCCGATGATGCTGCTGCACTACTTCCCTACTGGTGTGCTCGGACTCGGACTTACCGCGCTGCTCGCCAGTTTCATGTCGGGAATGGCTGGAAACGTAACCGCCTTCAATACAGTGTGGACCTATGACATCTATCACGCGTATTTGAATCGAAAAGCCAGCGACGAGCACTTGTTGTGGATGGGTCGCATGGCCACCGTTTTTGGCATCGTACTTTCCATCGCCGCGGCATATGTCGCCGTGAAATTCAACAACATCATGGACATGCTGCAACTGGTATTTGCCTTCGTGAATGCGCCGTTGTTTGCCACATTCCTTCTGGGCATGTTCTGGAAGCGCACTACCGGCCACGGCGCATTTGCGGGCCTGCTTTCAGGCACCGTTGCTGCTGCTCTGCACCACGGACTGACCCTACCGGTCGGACAGCCGATCGGGATCAAGGGCGGCTGGATCACGGTATTGCGGAATTATCCCAGCGAGATGGCTCAGAACTTCTGGACAGCAATCTTTGCCTGGACTACATGTTTTGTAGTCACGATCCTTGTGAGTCTGATAACCAAGCCACGCGCCGAATCCGAACTAGTTGGCTTGGTTTACTCACTCACAGAGAAGCCGAAGGAGACAGATGCAGCCTGGTACACACGTCCGGGAGTGCTCGCGATCATCGTGCTCGGTCTCACGATTTTGCTGAATGTGGTGTTTTGGTAA
- a CDS encoding GntR family transcriptional regulator gives MRFWISHASEVAIREQLTTQIVLAILSEDLKAGTRLPSTRELARRFRIHANTVSAAYRDLKKAGWLELRQGSGVYIREHSEQKPLLPELGLDRLIASVFRLARQSGIPLSVVRRRLRHWLDLQPPDHFLLIEPDAELANIVVAEMQQVVTFPVMALGLSACNSPELLQSAIPVAMPSKVATVRGKLPEGVECIGLRVRSVTDSLVPWMPARRDALVAVVSGWPDFLKRARTMLVAAGFDSDGLLVRDVREGGWEKGLGQAAAVICDSLTVTRVPKQCRAILFPLLAQASLAELRRYQDFITQPFT, from the coding sequence ATGCGCTTCTGGATTTCTCATGCGAGCGAAGTGGCGATTCGCGAGCAACTGACAACGCAGATTGTCCTCGCGATACTAAGCGAAGATCTAAAGGCGGGCACTCGCCTGCCCAGTACACGGGAACTGGCGCGCCGGTTTCGCATTCATGCGAATACCGTCAGCGCTGCTTACAGGGACCTCAAAAAGGCGGGATGGCTCGAGCTACGCCAGGGAAGTGGGGTTTACATTCGCGAGCATTCCGAGCAAAAGCCTTTGTTGCCCGAATTGGGCCTCGATCGGCTGATCGCGAGCGTATTCCGGTTGGCCCGGCAATCCGGCATTCCGCTTAGTGTGGTTCGCAGGCGCCTGCGCCACTGGCTCGACCTGCAGCCGCCCGATCACTTTCTTTTGATCGAACCCGATGCGGAACTGGCGAACATTGTGGTAGCCGAGATGCAGCAGGTGGTTACGTTTCCCGTAATGGCGTTGGGTTTGAGTGCATGCAATTCGCCGGAGCTGCTGCAGAGCGCGATTCCCGTCGCCATGCCCAGCAAGGTGGCTACTGTTCGCGGAAAGTTGCCGGAGGGAGTGGAGTGCATTGGGCTGCGGGTGCGGTCGGTAACGGACTCGCTGGTTCCATGGATGCCTGCGCGCAGGGACGCGCTGGTTGCCGTGGTCTCGGGCTGGCCTGACTTCCTGAAACGGGCGCGAACCATGTTGGTCGCCGCAGGCTTTGACTCCGATGGCCTTCTGGTCCGGGATGTGCGGGAAGGCGGATGGGAAAAGGGACTCGGTCAGGCCGCGGCGGTGATCTGCGATTCTTTAACTGTCACGCGAGTTCCGAAACAGTGTCGCGCTATCCTTTTTCCCCTGCTCGCGCAGGCGTCACTCGCGGAGCTGCGACGCTACCAGGACTTCATCACGCAACCGTTCACGTAG
- a CDS encoding type II toxin-antitoxin system HicA family toxin, which translates to MQSGIFQNTMTGSDKLIATILSGRSDANISFSELLRLLKYLGFEERVRGSHHILFKTGIQEIINLQAVGSKAKPYQVKQVRAIILKYKLGGENE; encoded by the coding sequence ATGCAGTCTGGTATCTTTCAGAACACGATGACGGGATCCGACAAGTTGATCGCCACGATACTAAGCGGCAGGTCAGACGCGAACATCTCCTTCTCTGAGTTGCTCAGACTCTTGAAGTATCTAGGTTTCGAGGAGAGAGTTCGCGGTAGTCACCATATTCTTTTCAAGACGGGCATTCAGGAAATCATCAATCTGCAGGCAGTCGGCTCGAAAGCAAAACCGTATCAAGTCAAGCAAGTTCGGGCTATCATTCTGAAATACAAACTGGGCGGAGAAAATGAATAA
- a CDS encoding type II toxin-antitoxin system HicB family antitoxin, translating into MNKYEIIIYWSEDDQAFIAEVPELPGCAADGKTQQEALANAETVIQEWITTARDLGRSIPVPKGRLIFA; encoded by the coding sequence ATGAATAAGTACGAAATCATTATCTATTGGAGCGAGGACGATCAGGCTTTTATCGCCGAGGTGCCTGAGCTGCCCGGCTGTGCTGCGGACGGTAAGACGCAGCAAGAGGCCCTCGCCAATGCCGAGACTGTAATTCAGGAATGGATAACCACGGCGCGCGACCTTGGCAGATCAATCCCTGTCCCCAAAGGACGCCTGATTTTTGCGTAG
- a CDS encoding ABC transporter ATP-binding protein, translating to MATQMAELTTMDAISTRPATSTIIKVEDLWKTYDMGSEQQVHALRGVSIDIKRNEYVAIMGPSGSGKSTLMNLIGCLDSPSKGSYWLNGHLVSELDDDELARIRNKEIGFVFQTFNLLARATALHNVELPLIYNGTPSEERIRRAKEALRKVDLEPRMMHKPNELSGGQRQRVAIARALVNNPSILLADEPTGNLDSQTGNEIMALMDHLHAQGNTIVLVTHEHDVSEYAHRVIYIRDGVIADDRKTGRQV from the coding sequence ATGGCAACGCAAATGGCAGAACTAACGACGATGGACGCAATTAGCACCCGGCCAGCGACCTCCACCATCATCAAGGTCGAGGATCTCTGGAAGACTTACGACATGGGTTCAGAGCAGCAGGTGCATGCGTTGCGCGGCGTCAGTATCGACATTAAGCGGAATGAATACGTTGCCATCATGGGCCCCTCCGGCTCCGGCAAATCGACGTTGATGAATCTGATTGGATGTCTGGATTCACCCAGCAAAGGCAGTTACTGGCTTAATGGACATCTGGTAAGCGAGCTGGACGACGACGAACTTGCCCGCATCCGCAACAAAGAAATTGGATTCGTCTTCCAGACCTTCAACCTGCTGGCTCGTGCTACAGCTCTGCACAACGTCGAGCTACCTCTGATCTACAACGGAACACCCTCGGAAGAGCGAATCAGACGCGCCAAAGAAGCCCTGCGCAAAGTGGATCTTGAGCCACGCATGATGCACAAGCCGAACGAGCTCTCCGGCGGTCAGCGCCAGAGAGTCGCAATCGCGCGCGCCTTGGTAAACAATCCTTCCATCCTGCTTGCCGACGAGCCGACCGGAAACCTCGATTCCCAAACCGGCAACGAGATCATGGCGCTAATGGATCACCTGCATGCGCAAGGAAACACCATCGTACTGGTTACCCACGAACACGACGTTTCCGAGTACGCGCATCGCGTGATTTACATCCGCGACGGCGTGATTGCAGATGACCGCAAGACCGGGCGGCAGGTTTAA